The sequence AGCAGTAGCCGAAGATGGTAGTGTTTTTGCTCCCGGCAATGCTTACGCTCAAGCGAAACGCTGCTTTGAAATCGTTAAACAAGCCTTACAAAATTTAAACGCCGATATTCATAACGTAACCAGAACAAGAATGTATGTCACAGACATCTCTCTTTGGGCTGAATTCGGAAAAGCACATCAAGAGTTTTTTGCTGAGAATCCTCCTGCTTCCACAATGCTGGAAGTTAATTCGCTGATAGATTCTGCAATGTTAATTGAAGTTGAAGTGGATGCTGTTTGTTTAGATTAGTTCGTAGCTGCGCTTTATCGCCCAAACCTTAGATAGCGCTAAAGCGAAACTACAAACCTTTATACATTTAATTAGCACTATGTTTGCTGTTATACCTAACTCTGGTGCCAGCCCAAAGCAGTTTTTCGCGCAAAACCTGATAGTACGAATAATTTTCTCGTAAAATAATAAACTTAGAACGATAATCCGCCATACGTACATCTATACGATGCCCAGGCCATATGGAAGTTGCTAAAACACCATCAGTCCACAATTTAGTACTTAAATCAAAATCTCCTAAAGGCCAAACACTAACCACCGAACCCGGAGGTAATACAATTGGGCGACTCGAAAGACTCATGGGACAAATGGGAGTTATAGTAATGGCTTCCATTCCATCGTGCATTATCGGACCGTTTGCTGAAACAGTATAGCCAGTAGAACCGGTAGGGGTAGAAATAACTAACCCATCTCCCTGATATTGATCGACGACCTCATTATCAATTTCCATTTCCAAAATTGACGTTATCATCCGGTCTGCGGAAGCGGGTTTTATACACATTTCGTTCAAAGCAAGATAGTTTTCGGTTATTGGTTCCAAATCAGAACCCTGTCCCTCATAAACTGCTGCTTGCAACATCATCCGTCGCTGTACGGCATAACGGTCTTCTAAAAGTCTGTCCCAAACCGATTCGGTATCCTGAAACTCTTCTACCGATTCAGTTAAAAATCCTAAATGACCTCCTACATTCACGGCCAAAATAGGAACCCCAGCCTGGGCTAAATGTCTTGCACCAGTTAGAACCGTACCATCACCACCAAGCACTATAGCTAAGTCAATTTGTTGGGTTGCCGATGCTAAAAAAACTGGATATGGATTATCCTTCGGACCGCTAGGGCCCATCAGTACATGGCATTTACGATGTTCTAACTGGCTAGCACAGATTTCAGCCCAGCGTTTGCTTTGGGGGTCTCGTGCCTTGTAGGCAATAATTACTTGCTTAAGCTCCACGAAACTACCACTTAAGGAGATTAAACTGTTCCATATCTACAGTATCGCGATTGCGATATATTGCTAATACAATTGCTAAGCCTACTGCTGCCTCGGCTGCCGCTACAGTAATAACAAATACGGCGAAAACCTGACCTTTAATTAATGTTGAATCTAAATAATTAGAAAAAGCCATTAAATTCAAATTCACCGAATTTAGCAGCAATTCAATTGACATTAGCACCCGTACCGCATTACGGCTGGTGACAATTCCATAAATGCCGATACAAAATAAAGCAGCAGCTAGTAATAAAAAGTACTGAAGTTGCATGATTGTTTACTATTCCTATGTTAAATCAATTATCAAATATTAATTATCACTGTTCGCTGATAACTGTTAGCTGATAACTGTTATTTGTCTTCACCGACTGCCGATACCAATTCTCTTGGACGTTCTGGCAATTCTAAAACAGTTTGTGGCATCTGGTCTGAAGTTTCTTGAGGAGGTAAATATTCGCGACGCGCTAATATAATTGCCCCTACCATCGCCATTAATAATAAAATGGAAGCTAATTCAAAAGGTAACAAAAAGTCAGTAAAGAAATGCTCGCCAATTACAACTATAGAGTTTGTAACAGGAGTTGCTGTAGAAATGCTCCAAGGTGTAGCTAGAACCATTGTACTTAGAAGTGCAAACAATCCTAAACTTACTAATCCTGTTAATGCTTTCCTTACCCAAGCATTTGGCAAAGGTACAAAATTTTCTTGCTTGTTTACCAACATAATGGCAAACAAAATCAATACATTAATCGCTCCAACATAAACTAGTAATTGGGCTGCCGCGACAAAGTCAGCATTCAGTAATAAGTACAATCCTGCAATACTAACAAATAGGCCAGCCAGCATAAAAGCAGAGTGAACTATGTTGTTAAATAGTACAACTCCTAGGGCTGCTCCAATCATCATCGCTGCCAGTATGGCAAACGAAACTATCTGTATTCCACCCGCTAAATCCACTTTTTTCGTCCTTCGTTGTTGATTGTTGGTTGTTAAGCAGCAAGATATCGGGGGTTTCCCCCATAAGCTACTGCTGTAAGCGTTCGCGTAGAGCGTGCGGCTCAGCTTTCTCGAAGAGTACCCAAAGGGTTAGTTGTTAGTTGTTAATTGTTAATTTCTTTTTAACTCACAACTTCCTTACAGACGTAGCCATGCTACGTCTGTAGAACTTTTAACCTTTAACATCTTCTTTTTCTTCTTCCACAAAGTCTTCTGGGAAAGCACCTGCACGGGGTGCATCCTCTGGTAAACCATGAGGTTCCATTACACCTTCGGGAAGATAAACTAAT comes from Rivularia sp. PCC 7116 and encodes:
- a CDS encoding RidA family protein, which encodes MQITRTFSGASWESTVGYCRAIKAGNHIYVSGTTAVAEDGSVFAPGNAYAQAKRCFEIVKQALQNLNADIHNVTRTRMYVTDISLWAEFGKAHQEFFAENPPASTMLEVNSLIDSAMLIEVEVDAVCLD
- a CDS encoding NAD(+) kinase, which encodes MELKQVIIAYKARDPQSKRWAEICASQLEHRKCHVLMGPSGPKDNPYPVFLASATQQIDLAIVLGGDGTVLTGARHLAQAGVPILAVNVGGHLGFLTESVEEFQDTESVWDRLLEDRYAVQRRMMLQAAVYEGQGSDLEPITENYLALNEMCIKPASADRMITSILEMEIDNEVVDQYQGDGLVISTPTGSTGYTVSANGPIMHDGMEAITITPICPMSLSSRPIVLPPGSVVSVWPLGDFDLSTKLWTDGVLATSIWPGHRIDVRMADYRSKFIILRENYSYYQVLREKLLWAGTRVRYNSKHSAN
- the nuoK gene encoding NADH-quinone oxidoreductase subunit NuoK; translation: MQLQYFLLLAAALFCIGIYGIVTSRNAVRVLMSIELLLNSVNLNLMAFSNYLDSTLIKGQVFAVFVITVAAAEAAVGLAIVLAIYRNRDTVDMEQFNLLKW
- a CDS encoding NADH-quinone oxidoreductase subunit J, with protein sequence MDLAGGIQIVSFAILAAMMIGAALGVVLFNNIVHSAFMLAGLFVSIAGLYLLLNADFVAAAQLLVYVGAINVLILFAIMLVNKQENFVPLPNAWVRKALTGLVSLGLFALLSTMVLATPWSISTATPVTNSIVVIGEHFFTDFLLPFELASILLLMAMVGAIILARREYLPPQETSDQMPQTVLELPERPRELVSAVGEDK